In Paenibacillus phoenicis, one genomic interval encodes:
- the hydG gene encoding [FeFe] hydrogenase H-cluster radical SAM maturase HydG — MSRSDQRQAADFIRDETIVSALAYGSRLARDRKKVLAILERARTAKGISAEEAAVLLNVEDDVLLEEIYHAAREVKERIYGNRIVLFAPLYVSNYCVNNCEYCGYKLSNRGMVRRRLNREELIREVEVLQQLGHKRLALEAGEDPEHCPIDYILECIETIYSVKVDNGSIRRINVNIAATTVEDYRKLASVGIGTYILFQETYHRPTYSRMHPKGPKRDYDWHTTAMDRAMQAGIDDVGVGVLYGLYDHKYETIAMLMHAEHLEATYGCGPHTVSVPRLRAADGVDLNSFPYLVNDHEFKKIVAVLRLAVPYAGMILSTREDSKFRDEVIKLGISQISAGSCTGVGGYTNTYGSEGQAISSSDTAQFEVGDHRSPLEMIKSLCRDGYIPSYCTACYREGRTGDRFMRLAKSGQIHNICHPNALLTLQEYLLDYGDDEAREMGATLIKNNLRRIPKTSARDATINRLQRLKEGERDLYF; from the coding sequence ATGAGCAGGTCAGATCAAAGGCAGGCAGCGGACTTCATCCGGGATGAGACCATTGTGTCAGCGCTCGCTTACGGGTCGCGGCTAGCCCGCGACCGTAAAAAAGTGCTGGCGATTCTGGAGCGTGCCCGGACCGCCAAAGGCATCAGTGCGGAGGAAGCCGCCGTCCTATTGAACGTGGAGGACGATGTATTGCTGGAGGAGATTTACCATGCGGCACGCGAGGTGAAGGAACGCATTTACGGGAATCGGATCGTCTTGTTTGCTCCTTTATATGTCAGCAACTATTGCGTCAATAACTGCGAGTATTGCGGCTATAAGCTGTCGAATAGGGGCATGGTTCGGCGGCGGTTGAACCGGGAGGAGCTGATCCGAGAAGTCGAGGTGCTGCAGCAACTGGGGCATAAGCGGCTGGCACTGGAGGCCGGGGAGGATCCGGAGCATTGCCCGATCGATTACATTCTTGAATGCATTGAAACGATCTACTCCGTGAAGGTCGACAACGGAAGCATTCGCCGGATTAACGTCAATATCGCAGCGACGACGGTGGAGGATTACCGCAAGCTGGCGAGCGTCGGGATCGGCACGTATATCCTGTTCCAGGAGACGTACCACCGCCCGACCTACAGCCGCATGCACCCCAAAGGGCCAAAACGCGATTACGACTGGCATACGACGGCGATGGACCGCGCGATGCAAGCCGGCATCGACGACGTTGGCGTGGGGGTGTTGTACGGGCTGTATGATCACAAATACGAGACGATCGCCATGCTGATGCATGCCGAGCATCTGGAAGCGACGTATGGCTGCGGGCCACACACGGTTTCCGTCCCTCGCTTGCGGGCGGCGGACGGCGTGGATCTGAACAGCTTCCCGTATCTCGTGAACGATCATGAATTTAAGAAGATCGTGGCCGTGTTACGGCTCGCGGTGCCTTATGCCGGCATGATTCTGTCCACCCGTGAGGACTCGAAATTCCGCGACGAGGTCATCAAGCTGGGGATCTCCCAGATCAGCGCAGGCTCGTGCACCGGCGTTGGCGGTTATACCAACACGTACGGCAGCGAGGGCCAAGCGATCTCAAGCAGCGATACCGCCCAGTTCGAGGTAGGTGACCACCGTTCGCCGCTGGAGATGATCAAGTCGCTGTGCCGGGACGGGTATATACCGAGCTACTGCACCGCTTGTTACCGGGAGGGGCGGACGGGCGACCGTTTCATGCGGCTGGCCAAATCGGGCCAGATCCACAACATCTGTCATCCCAACGCTCTGCTCACTTTGCAGGAGTATTTGCTGGACTACGGGGATGACGAAGCCCGGGAGATGGGAGCCACGCTGATCAAAAACAATCTCCGCCGCATCCCCAAAACCTCCGCCCGCGATGCGACGATCAACCGCCTGCAGCGTCTCAAGGAAGGCGAGCGGGATTTGTACTTCTAG